The Hippopotamus amphibius kiboko isolate mHipAmp2 chromosome 3, mHipAmp2.hap2, whole genome shotgun sequence genomic interval CGAGGCGGCCGAGGGCCCCACGCGCTCCCCGCAGCGGCCGGCACGCGGCGATCTGGCTGGGGCCCCCGCGTCCGGATCCTGTGCGTCTTTCGGAAGCCACCTGGGCGGCCTCGGTCCCCACGCCGGCCCGGACCTCCCGCGacaggaggcggggcggggggatcGGCGGGGCCccgggagggggttggggggggcgcgGCGGCCGCAGGGCCCGGGGGAGCCTCCCGGCCCAGGTGGGCAGCCAGCCCGGGCCTGAATCCGGACCCGTCCGCCGCCAGGTCGTTTGCCCCGCGCGCGGCCCCTCCCCTCCATGCGGCGGAGGCCAGAGCGCCCGCGACCGCAGGATGCTCcgggccgccccgccccgggcctcCGCGCAGGGGGGCCGCGCCCGGTCCAGCCGCCCACCCGCCGGGCTCGGAGCGTGACGCGCGGGCGGCCCGGGGCCGCGGTGTCCGCCAGGTGGCGTTGCGCCCCCGCCCCGGGCTCGGAAGGGATGGCGTCATCGgcctcgggggcggggcgggggcggagggatgggcggggcgcgcgggggcggggcggggcgcgcgggggcggggccccgGCCGCCCGGGACCGCCGAGGTGCGGGTCCGCGGGCGCCTCTGGAGCTGAGGGTGTCGCGCCCTGAAGGGCAGGGGCAGCTGGAGCTCCGGGATGCGGGCCCTGGTGGGCGGGGCGGCTGAGGCGTCCGGAGCCCCTGCACCCGCGGGCCGCGGACGAGCTGTGTGTCCGCGGCCTGGGGATCGCCGTCTCTGGGCCGGGCTTCGTCTGCGGAGCGGAGGTGACGTCGGGCCGGCCCGCAGACTCGCGGCGCGTAGCGCGGGGGCGGCGGCGTCCCCCTGCGGCCCGGCCCCGGCGGGGtctctgggggcaggggtggcggAGCGCTCAGGGCGCGCCCCGGGGTCTGAGCTCTCCGCCCCATCTCTAGCTCGGGGTCCCGCGGCCGAgcagggccgccccgccgccagcCTGCCGCCGGGAAGCCGCAAGGAAGCCGGCGCCCGACCCAGACCCAGGGGGCGCCGCCGCAGGGACCGGGTCAGCACCTTGGAGCGGAGCTGCCTCTgatgggtgggggctggggggcgcgggccgggggcgCAGCCTGGGCGCTGCT includes:
- the LOC130848880 gene encoding basic proline-rich protein-like — its product is MPPRDHVTSLPPPPPGAGIQASEEPSGQGRGAGGAPCGGAPAPIHSEHPRGKGSGGSAPAELAVQASGSTGRAARGCSVERGRGRPHWAPSGRGPSTRAGGLGPRPPAPGQQRPGCAPGPRPPAPTHQRQLRSKVLTRSLRRRPLGLGRAPASLRLPGGRLAAGRPCSAAGPRARDGAESSDPGARPERSATPAPRDPAGAGPQGDAAAPALRAASLRAGPTSPPLRRRSPAQRRRSPGRGHTARPRPAGAGAPDASAAPPTRARIPELQLPLPFRARHPQLQRRPRTRTSAADDAIPSEPGAGAQRHLADTAAPGRPRVTLRARRVGGWTGRGPPARRPGAGRPGASCGRGRSGLRRMEGRGRARGKRPGGGRVRIQARAGCPPGPGGSPGPCGRRAPPNPLPGPRRSPRPASCRGRSGPAWGPRPPRWLPKDAQDPDAGAPARSPRAGRCGERVGPSAASPARCPPSAAAHLLPAPGPVSGLAPRFTPRARPPCSLPRFLAPSPQALPFPGSAVLPGARARARAPPSGSGLGLPAPRRCPPPPCKTLLFPISAPQASRQGPRWCPPAWQDPTYTAADPIPEGHGSSHPTPPWADLCPGPKTAGPGVPPSGRCEESLHWALAWDVGLRKVWTAQ